Proteins from a genomic interval of Diospyros lotus cultivar Yz01 chromosome 6, ASM1463336v1, whole genome shotgun sequence:
- the LOC127804322 gene encoding uncharacterized protein LOC127804322 → MAASSSKLKSCYSIRSISLPTRSHPTTAGIEEELSKFKKWEASPTPTAKTISNDLLGLQDLYTRAQDLLELPLTQQVISRHQHARCVDELQDGLMGLLDICGRARDVISQIKEHGRDVQSSMRRTNGDSNIQSSIAKYTCFRKKIKNDAKQLIAVLKKMENKIGASPLLELDHVSSVVRSLREMELASISILLSLLSFLSVPISWPNSAIRSLVSKLLNKGAVARENKLENVKDLQSLDTAVYALSKSDSGEGDKKQVVQNGLKSFEVSIENIENGLECLFRSMIKARASLLNTVSTTI, encoded by the coding sequence ATGGCTGCTAGTTCTTCAAAACTCAAGAGTTGTTACAGCATCCGATCTATTAGCCTGCCTACCAGATCACATCCTACCACTGCTGGAATTGAGGAGGAGCTGAGCAAGTTCAAGAAATGGGAGGCATCGCCCACACCAACTGCAAAGACAATCAGCAATGATCTATTGGGACTGCAGGACCTGTACACACGGGCACAGGATCTTCTTGAATTGCCACTGACCCAGCAAGTGATATCTCGCCATCAACACGCGAGATGTGTGGATGAGTTGCAGGATGGGTTGATGGGCCTGTTGGATATCTGTGGCAGAGCAAGGGATGTCATCTCACAAATCAAGGAACATGGTAGAGATGTTCAGTCCTCTATGAGGAGGACAAATGGTGACTCAAACATCCAAAGCAGCATAGCTAAGTACACTTGCTTtagaaagaaaatcaagaatGATGCCAAGCAGTTGATTGCAGTGCtcaagaaaatggagaataaaATTGGGGCATCCCCACTCTTGGAACTAGACCATGTCTCCTCGGTTGTTAGATCACTAAGAGAGATGGAGTTGGCGAGCATCTCCATCCTTCTTTCACTTCTCTCCTTCTTGTCTGTCCCAATCTCATGGCCAAATTCTGCAATACGGTCACTGGTTTCGAAATTATTGAACAAGGGGGCAGTAGCACGTGAAAACAAACTGGAGAATGTGAAGGATCTGCAAAGCTTAGATACTGCAGTGTATGCCCTGTCCAAGAGTGATTCAGGTGAAGGGGATAAGAAGCAAGTTGTACAAAATGGCCTCAAGTCTTTCGAGGTTAGCATCGAAAACATCGAGAATGGTCTAGAGTGCTTGTTTAGGAGCATGATTAAAGCAAGAGCCTCTCTTCTAAACACAGTCTCTACAACAATTTGA
- the LOC127804325 gene encoding uncharacterized protein LOC127804325, with protein MSSSILRRTTMPAFTPKCKSHHHVRSISLQARSHPSTLRIEEELKRLKIWKPSSSSSKAETICTGLSGLGELYKCIEELLSLPLTQQALSQNQHEKWANELLEESVRCIDICSNTRDAVLAIKEGLQQLQSALRRRKVGNTGTELDVNAYASSRKKMMKEAAKSLAGLKQRTDSKFAESTLPDSDHHLCAVVRVLGEASLITSWIFQSLWLFLSTPVGKPRPSRWSLVSSLVHKGAMAGGDGQKNCRNEMEEVEMELNSLVLYGSQEDSVAERIQSVLGRLEDLKGSIEGLESGLEGLFRHLIYTRVSLLNILSH; from the coding sequence ATGAGTTCTTCCATATTGAGAAGAACAACTATGCCTGCTTTCACCCCTAAGTGCAAAAGTCACCACCACGTCCGATCCATTAGTTTGCAGGCTCGATCACATCCTAGCACGCTTCGAATTGAGGAAGAGCTGAAAAGGCTCAAAATTTGGAAGCCATCCTCTTCTTCATCAAAGGCCGAGACAATTTGCACTGGTTTGTCTGGCCTTGGAGAACTGTACAAATGCATTGAGGAGCTTCTCAGTTTACCACTGACTCAACAAGCTCTCTCCCAGAATCAACACGAAAAATGGGCAAACGAATTGTTAGAAGAGTCTGTCCGTTGTATAGACATATGCAGCAACACCAGGGATGCAGTTTTGGCAATAAAGGAAGGTCTTCAACAGCTTCAATCTGCTCTTCGAAGAAGAAAAGTTGGTAATACGGGCACTGAACTAGATGTCAACGCTTACGCATCCTctaggaagaagatgatgaaggagGCAGCAAAATCACTGGCTGGACTGAAGCAAAGAACAGACAGCAAATTTGCTGAATCCACTCTCCCGGATTCAGATCACCACCTCTGCGCTGTTGTTCGAGTGCTGGGAGAAGCAAGTTTGATCACCAGTTGGATCTTCCAATCGCTATGGCTGTTTCTTTCAACACCAGTGGGCAAGCCAAGGCCTAGCAGATGGTCACTAGTTTCAAGTCTGGTGCACAAAGGGGCGATGGCAGGCGGCGATGGCCAGAAGAACTGCCGGAACGAGATGGAGGAGGTGGAGATGGAACTGAACAGCTTGGTGTTGTATGGTTCACAAGAAGATTCTGTGGCAGAGAGGATTCAATCTGTTCTGGGAAGGTTGGAGGATTTGAAGGGAAGCATTGAAGGTCTTGAAAGTGGACTGGAAGGCCTCTTTAGGCACTTGATCTACACAAGGGTCTCTCTTCTGAATATACTGTCCCATTAG
- the LOC127804323 gene encoding uncharacterized protein LOC127804323, giving the protein MENKLSKLKSWKATSPLTAEAINNSLSGLEDLYKCTDELLDLPLTQQALCPHQQGRWFNMSLDISDRLLDVCCITRDLMSQIKEHSRDIQSALRRRKGDLSIESSIVKYRTFRKKMKKEAKKLIAAMKETDNKIGASPVTEQDHHVSPVITALREVTAISISVYHSILLFLSAPVSRPKSRRWSAISKFLHKGRVAPEDQQHNMSELESADFALDILYRCGSSDGDNMQIAQASLEQLEASIGSIENGLECSFRHLIKARASLLNLVSK; this is encoded by the coding sequence ATGGAGAATAAGCTCAGCAAGCTCAAATCATGGAAGGCAACATCCCCACTAACAGCAGAGGCAATCAACAATAGTCTCTCAGGACTAGAGGATCTGTACAAGTGTACAGATGAACTTCTCGATTTGCCGCTGACCCAACAAGCCCTCTGTCCCCACCAGCAAGGGAGATGGTTCAATATGTCATTGGATATATCGGACAGGCTTCTTGACGTTTGTTGCATTACAAGAGATCTGATGTCACAAATTAAGGAACATTCTAGAGATATTCAATCAGCTCTccgaagaagaaaaggagatttAAGCATTGAAAGCAGCATTGTTAAATACCGTACCTttagaaagaagatgaagaaggaaGCAAAGAAGTTGATTGCAGCAATGAAGGAAACGGATAACAAGATTGGAGCCTCACCAGTCACAGAACAAGATCACCACGTCTCCCCGGTGATTACAGCACTTAGAGAAGTCACTGCAATTAGCATCTCTGTCTACCATTCCATTCTCTTGTTCTTGTCTGCACCAGTTTCTAGGCCAAAGTCCAGAAGATGGTCTGCGATTTCCAAGTTCTTGCACAAAGGTAGAGTAGCTCCTGAAGATCAGCAGCATAATATGAGTGAGTTGgaaagtgcagattttgcatTGGACATCCTATACAGATGTGGTTCAAGTGATGGGGATAACATGCAGATTGCACAAGCTAGTCTGGAGCAATTGGAGGCTAGCATTGGATCCATTGAGAATGGCTTGGAGTGCTCATTTAGGCACTTGATCAAAGCAAGGGCGTCTCTTCTGAACCTAGTATCCAAATAA